The proteins below come from a single Miscanthus floridulus cultivar M001 chromosome 1, ASM1932011v1, whole genome shotgun sequence genomic window:
- the LOC136498530 gene encoding uncharacterized protein yields the protein MAKEQSAPLVAKIKELEEERDSFRLRAQEATASAKATAGQLGAEQSEHQATKVALAEATKAAEASRVEVSAWKGKAEDLEKEASQAAEASVAAQAALDVEVREHEALRSAVRSACEALDVEEVQSASSLGSRLIALSGHVRERLRGALHTGVKRALAVVSSHYAINLEAVSDGYVLPEDDEEADAEVVRLLEAAEAPGTALAKLFEEEVVPPAPAADP from the exons atggctaaggagcagtccgcccctctggtggccaagatcaaggaactggaggaggagcgagactccttcaggcttcgggcccaagaagcgacggcctctgcgaaggccacagccgggcagctgggtgcggagcagagcgagcatcaggcgacaaaagtcgccctggcagaggctaccaaggcggccgaggcctctcgggtcgaggtctcagcctggaagggcaaggccgagg atctggagaaagaggcctcccaggcggctgaggcctccgtcgcggcgcaagcagcgctggatgtcgaggtccgggagcacgaggcgctgcgcagcgctgtccggtctgcctgcgaggctctggacgtcgaggaggtccaatcagctagctcccttgggagccgcctcatcgcgttgagcggccacgtccgcgagagactccgaggggcgttgcacacgggtgtcaagcgcgccctggccgtcgtctcctcgcactacgccatcaacctcgaggctgtcagcgacggctatgtgttgccagaagatgacgaggaggctgatgcagaggtcgtgaggctgttggaggcggccgaggcacctggcaccgcgttggccaagctgttcgaagaagaggtggtccctcccgcgccagccgccgatccttga